In Cryptomeria japonica chromosome 10, Sugi_1.0, whole genome shotgun sequence, a genomic segment contains:
- the LOC131032023 gene encoding uncharacterized WD repeat-containing protein C2A9.03 isoform X3 has protein sequence MLRSLVWATSKHDVYLLQNYSIMHWSPLTNKETEVLNVAGHVVPSEKHPGSSAQPLSRVQISTMSVENNLVVAGGFKGELICKRLDQPGVNFCTKVSHDDNAITNAVEIYRNASGSTRVMTANNDCIIREFDTEKFTVLSRLSFPWSINHTAISPDGKLVAVLGDNTDCLLADSLTGKTIATLKGHLDYGFAGAWHPDGHILATGNQDTMCRLWDVRNLSSSFAVIKGRMGAIRSIRFSSDGRFMAMAEPADFVHIYDTWQDYNKSQEIDLFGEVAGISFSPDTEALFVGVADRTYGSLLEFNRRRSNFYLDTIF, from the exons ATG CTGAGGAGTTTAGTGTGGGCAACATCAAAGCATGATGTTTACCTCCTGCAGAATTATTCTATCATGCATTGGTCACCATTGACTAACAAAGAGACAGAAGTGCTTAATGTTGCTGGGCATGTTGTTCCGAGTGAG AAACATCCTGGATCGTCGGCACAACCTCTATCACGAGTCCAGATTAGTACAATGTCTGTTGAGAACAATTTAGTTGTTGCTGGTGGTTTTAAGGGAGAACTTATATGCAAG CGCTTGGATCAACCTGGGGTGAACTTCTGTACAAAAGTGTCTCACGATGATAATGCTATAACTAATGCAGTGGAGATCTACAGGAATGCAAG TGGCTCAACTCGCGTGATGACTGCAAATAATGATTGTATTATACGCGAATTTGATACTGAAAAATTCACAGTTCTTTCACGCCTCTCTTTTCCGTGGTCTATAAAT CATACAGCCATCAGCCCAGACGGTAAACTTGTTGCTGTTCTTGGGGATAATACAGATTGTTTGCTCGCAGATTCGCTAACTGGAAAG ACTATTGCAACTCTCAAAGGCCATTTAGATTATGGGTTTGCTGGTGCCTGGCACCCGGATGGTCATATATTGGCGACGGGGAATCAAGATACAATGTGTAGGCTCTGGGATGTTAGgaacctttcttcttcttttgccGTCATAAAGGGTCGTATGGGTGCAATAAGGTCGATACGGTTTTCATCAGATGGACGATTTATGGCCATGGCTGAACCAGCAGATTTTGTTCATATATATGATACCTGGCAGGATTATAATAAGAGCCAAGAAATTGATCTGTTTGGGGAGGTTGCCGGTATTTCATTCAGCCCTGATACTGAAGCTTTATTTGTTGGGGTGGCTGATCGCACGTATGGTAGTCTTCTTGAGTTTAACCGCAGAAGATCAAACTTTTATTTGGATACCATCTTTTGA
- the LOC131032023 gene encoding uncharacterized WD repeat-containing protein C2A9.03 isoform X2: protein MGQIYLLEGLTDKRCHTYYLCDPVLWIAPSRNSLPHIIPRRKYLLKSWLEASSISAFMLRSLVWATSKHDVYLLQNYSIMHWSPLTNKETEVLNVAGHVVPSEKHPGSSAQPLSRVQISTMSVENNLVVAGGFKGELICKRLDQPGVNFCTKVSHDDNAITNAVEIYRNASGSTRVMTANNDCIIREFDTEKFTVLSRLSFPWSINHTAISPDGKLVAVLGDNTDCLLADSLTGKTIATLKGHLDYGFAGAWHPDGHILATGNQDTMCRLWDVRNLSSSFAVIKGRMGAIRSIRFSSDGRFMAMAEPADFVHIYDTWQDYNKSQEIDLFGEVAGISFSPDTEALFVGVADRTYGSLLEFNRRRSNFYLDTIF, encoded by the exons ATG GGCCAGATATATTTGCTGGAGGGCTTAACTGATAAAAGATGTCACACATACTATTTGTGTGATCCCGTTCTCTGGATTGCTCCCTCTAGAAACAGT TTGCCACATATTATACCACGGCGGAAGTATCTACTGAAAAGCTGGCTTGAGGCTTCATCCATATCTGCATTCATG CTGAGGAGTTTAGTGTGGGCAACATCAAAGCATGATGTTTACCTCCTGCAGAATTATTCTATCATGCATTGGTCACCATTGACTAACAAAGAGACAGAAGTGCTTAATGTTGCTGGGCATGTTGTTCCGAGTGAG AAACATCCTGGATCGTCGGCACAACCTCTATCACGAGTCCAGATTAGTACAATGTCTGTTGAGAACAATTTAGTTGTTGCTGGTGGTTTTAAGGGAGAACTTATATGCAAG CGCTTGGATCAACCTGGGGTGAACTTCTGTACAAAAGTGTCTCACGATGATAATGCTATAACTAATGCAGTGGAGATCTACAGGAATGCAAG TGGCTCAACTCGCGTGATGACTGCAAATAATGATTGTATTATACGCGAATTTGATACTGAAAAATTCACAGTTCTTTCACGCCTCTCTTTTCCGTGGTCTATAAAT CATACAGCCATCAGCCCAGACGGTAAACTTGTTGCTGTTCTTGGGGATAATACAGATTGTTTGCTCGCAGATTCGCTAACTGGAAAG ACTATTGCAACTCTCAAAGGCCATTTAGATTATGGGTTTGCTGGTGCCTGGCACCCGGATGGTCATATATTGGCGACGGGGAATCAAGATACAATGTGTAGGCTCTGGGATGTTAGgaacctttcttcttcttttgccGTCATAAAGGGTCGTATGGGTGCAATAAGGTCGATACGGTTTTCATCAGATGGACGATTTATGGCCATGGCTGAACCAGCAGATTTTGTTCATATATATGATACCTGGCAGGATTATAATAAGAGCCAAGAAATTGATCTGTTTGGGGAGGTTGCCGGTATTTCATTCAGCCCTGATACTGAAGCTTTATTTGTTGGGGTGGCTGATCGCACGTATGGTAGTCTTCTTGAGTTTAACCGCAGAAGATCAAACTTTTATTTGGATACCATCTTTTGA